TCCTTTTACCGGACAGAAGCCAAGTAACAATGGCAGTGCCATTCATGAGAGCCTACACCCAATTGGTCATCCAAACTTGTCATAAGCGCGGAGCATTTGCAATAGGCGGGATGGCAGCTCAGATACCGGTGAAAAATGATGAGGAAGCAAACACGCAAGCAATTGCAAAAGTAAGGGAAGATAAACTTCGTGAAGTAAAAGATGGACATGATGGAACGTGGGTAGCGCATCCAGCATTGGTTCCGGTGGCATTAGAAGTTTTCAATGAGCATATGGAAGGGCAGAATCAATTGCACATAAAAAGGGAAGATGTTATGGCGGACGCGGGTGCACTTGTCCAAGTTCCAGAAGGTACGATCACGGCAGATGGACTACGTAAAAACATTCATGTCGGGATGGAGTACATTGCTGCATGGTTGGATGGAAACGGTGCTGTACCGATCTACCATTTGATGGAAGATGCGGCCACCGCGGAAATCTCAAGGTCCCAAGTATGGCAATGGGTTAGACATCCTAAAGCGGAATTAGATGATGGGACTCAAATTACATTAGAGTTAGTCAAACAGCTGATTCAGGAAGAAAAGCAAGCCATCATAGCCAAAGTAGGTCCTAACCGCTTTTCAGATGGAAAGCTAGATCAGGCTGCTACACTTTTTGAAAACCTAATCAAAGATGATAATTTCGCAGAGTTTTTAACACTTCCAGCTTACAATTTATTGGAAGATTAATAGATACCTAAACTAAGGGAGGAATTAATAATGAGAAGAGAAGAAAGAATTGCACAGTTAGAAGAAAGCTGGGAGTTAGAACAAAGATGGAATGGAGTGGAAAGACCGTATTCTGCAGAAGAAGTGATGCGTCTTAGAGGATCCATTGATATTGAACATACATTAGCAAAAAGAGGTTCACAAAAACTTTGGGATCTTCTTCATACAGAGGACTATGTGCATGCACTTGGAGCTTTAACAGGGAATCAGGCGATCCAGCAAGTGAAAGCGGGATTAAAAGCTATATATTTAAGCGGCTGGCAAGTAGCGGCAGATGCCAATCTATCCGGTCATATGTATCCTGATCAAAGTCTCTATCCTGCAAACAGTGTGCCACATGTGGTTAAACGAATCAATCAGGCATTGCAGCGTGCAGATCAGATTCAATACTTAGAAGGAAGCGAAGAGGTGGATTATTTTGCACCAATCGTTGCGGACGCAGAAGCAGGCTTCGGTGGTCAACTGAATGTATTTGAGTTAATGAAAGGCATGATCGAGTCTGGTGCTTCCGGTGTTCACTTCGAGGACCAATTGTCTTCTGAGAAAAAGTGTGGGCATCTTGGTGGGAAAGTATTATTGCCAACTCAAACGGCTGTGAAAAACCTAATCTCAGCACGTCTCGCAGCTGATGTAATGGGTGTGCCGACAGTCTTGATTGCAAGAACTGATGCGGATGCGGCAGATCTTATTACAAGTGATATTGATGAGAACGATCATGCTTTCTTGACTGGTGAGAGAACTGCGGAAGGGTTCTACCGAACAAAGGCTGGCATTGATCAAGCGATAGCTCGTGGCCTTGCTTATGCACCTTATGCGGATTTGATCTGGTGTGAAACGTCCGAACCGAATCTAGAACAAGCAAGAGCTTTTGCGGAAGCCATTCACGAAAAGTTCCCTGGCAAACTGTTGGCTTATAACTGTTCACCTTCTTTCAACTGGAAAGCAAAATTGGATGATGAAACGATTGAAACATTCCAGCAGCAGATTGCCCAGTTCGGCTATAAATTCCAGTTTGTAACTTTAGCAGGATTCCATGCCTTGAATCATGGCATGTTCGAGCTTGCAAGAGGATATCGTGACCGTGGGATGGGAGCATATTCCGAGTTGCAACAAGCCGAGTTCGAAAGTGAGCAATATGGCTATACAGCAACCCGTCATCAGCGCGAAGTTGGTACAGGATACTTCGATGAAGTAGCAAAGCTTGTTTCCGGTGGCACATCTTCCACAACCGCACTGAGCGGCTCAACAGAAGAAGCGCAATTTTATCAAGGGAAAAAGTAACTTCAACATAAACAAGTAAAAGAGAAGAGCCAACCGAGCTCTTCTCTTTATTTAGGCGTTTTAA
This window of the Sutcliffiella horikoshii genome carries:
- the aceA gene encoding isocitrate lyase, with product MRREERIAQLEESWELEQRWNGVERPYSAEEVMRLRGSIDIEHTLAKRGSQKLWDLLHTEDYVHALGALTGNQAIQQVKAGLKAIYLSGWQVAADANLSGHMYPDQSLYPANSVPHVVKRINQALQRADQIQYLEGSEEVDYFAPIVADAEAGFGGQLNVFELMKGMIESGASGVHFEDQLSSEKKCGHLGGKVLLPTQTAVKNLISARLAADVMGVPTVLIARTDADAADLITSDIDENDHAFLTGERTAEGFYRTKAGIDQAIARGLAYAPYADLIWCETSEPNLEQARAFAEAIHEKFPGKLLAYNCSPSFNWKAKLDDETIETFQQQIAQFGYKFQFVTLAGFHALNHGMFELARGYRDRGMGAYSELQQAEFESEQYGYTATRHQREVGTGYFDEVAKLVSGGTSSTTALSGSTEEAQFYQGKK